TCGCAACGCTTGAACCACCCACTGTGCTCCATTCATAGTTATTTCCCCGACATCTTATGGGAATAACAGAATTTTATGCTGACGTTCATTTTCTGTTCCTTTCCGTTATAGATTACGCCCAACAAAAAACCCCCGACCTTTCGGTGCGGGGGTTTTCTTGAATGAGGCCTTGATTTCTAAGCCATTCTTCGTCCAAGTGCAGCCCCGCACGGTGGGATAATAATCACCACCACGCTAATCACGACTAGGCTAATCACTAGGGATAGGGCTTTCATAATAGG
This genomic interval from Pectobacterium aquaticum contains the following:
- the ilvL gene encoding ilv operon leader peptide, with amino-acid sequence MKALSLVISLVVISVVVIIIPPCGAALGRRMA